Proteins encoded by one window of Conger conger chromosome 1, fConCon1.1, whole genome shotgun sequence:
- the LOC133131037 gene encoding H-2 class II histocompatibility antigen, I-E beta chain-like: MRDGDNLGGAWEKDAYSEDIQCECHFSSNDPPDLEYIQRYIFNKLEYIRYNSTLNKYIGYTEHGVKNAERFNTDGSAEQAHEDLDRFCRHNAELISSAILDKKNIPEPTIKIRSASHSSHKHTSMLVCSAYDFYPRGIKLTWLRDGKEVTHDVTSTEELADGNWFYQIHSHLEYTPKSGETISCRVEHASLSEGKEVKWDPNMSEVKRNKVIIGASGLVLGLIITIAGVVYYKKKSTGRILVPSS; this comes from the exons ATGAGGGACGGTGACAATCTAGGTGGGGCTTgggagaaag atgcCTATTCAGAAGACATTCAATGTGAGTGTCATTTCAGCTCAAATGACCCGCCTGACTTGGAATACATTCAGAGATACATCTTTAATAAATTGGAGTATATCAGATATAACAGCACTCTGAATAAATACATTGGCTACACTGAACACGGGGTGAAAAATGCTGAAAGATTTAATACTGATGGAAGTGCGGAACAGGCGCATGAAGACCTGGATCGCTTCTGCAGGCATAATGCTGAACTGATCTCTTCAGCCATACTGGACAAGAAAA ATATACCCGAACCCACCATCAAAATCAGATCTGCTTCACATAGCAGTCACAAGCACACCTCCATGCTAGTCTGCAGTGCCTATGACTTCTACCCCAGAGGAATCAAATTGACCTGGCTGAGAGATGGGAAGGAGGTAACGCATGATGTCACCTCCACGGAGGAGCTGGCTGATGGAAACTGGTTCTATCAGATCCACTCACATCTGGAGTACACACCCAAATCAGGAGAGACCATCTCCTGCAGGGTAGAACATGCAAGTCTCTCTGAAGGCAAAGAGGTTAAGTGGG ACCCCAACATGTCTGAAGTAAAGAGAAACAAGGTGATCATTGGTGCCTCTGGCCTGGTGCTGGGGCTAATAATCACAATTGCCGGAGTGGTCTATTACAAGAAGAAATCCACTG